The Thalassotalea psychrophila genome window below encodes:
- a CDS encoding HU family DNA-binding protein — MNKSELISKIAEGADLSKASAGRALDTLIESVTAELASGGDVALVGFGTFKVSDRAARTGRNPQTGAEIQIAASKAPGFKAGKSLKDACNS, encoded by the coding sequence ATGAATAAAAGTGAATTGATTTCAAAAATCGCTGAAGGCGCAGACCTTTCTAAAGCTTCAGCTGGTCGTGCATTAGATACTCTAATCGAATCTGTTACTGCTGAGTTAGCAAGTGGCGGTGACGTTGCACTTGTTGGTTTTGGTACATTTAAAGTTAGCGACCGCGCTGCTCGTACTGGCCGTAACCCACAAACTGGTGCAGAAATTCAAATTGCTGCATCTAAAGCTCCTGGCTTCAAAGCTGGTAAATCTTTAAAAGATGCTTGTAACAGCTAA
- a CDS encoding alpha/beta fold hydrolase: MSKPLLNFVHANGFPAGSYRTFLDMFSSDYTTMAQEKFGHNRNYPINNNWQYLVTELVDYIKKQDEKVICVGHSFGGVISFIAACQHPELFRGLIMLDPPVFTGRLTWLLSLAKKTPIIDKVSPAGQAKNRRRHWPEGTNLVNNFARKRLFQNFDPRCLQDYVDSAVTIKNKRLELTFSPEVEADIFRHLPCNLFKFKNKLTVPAALIYGEKTNIIPVRYFERFAKLNQIELKMFENGGHMFPLEQPDKTAIMVDKLIKNW, from the coding sequence ATGTCAAAGCCGCTACTCAATTTTGTCCATGCAAATGGCTTTCCTGCAGGAAGTTATCGTACTTTTTTAGATATGTTCTCTTCGGATTACACGACAATGGCACAGGAAAAGTTTGGCCATAATCGTAATTATCCAATCAATAATAACTGGCAATATTTGGTCACTGAATTAGTCGATTATATTAAAAAACAAGACGAAAAAGTTATATGTGTGGGGCATTCTTTTGGGGGAGTGATTTCTTTTATTGCAGCTTGCCAACATCCTGAGCTTTTTCGAGGTTTAATAATGTTAGATCCGCCGGTATTCACCGGACGCCTCACGTGGTTATTAAGTTTAGCCAAGAAGACTCCAATAATTGATAAAGTATCTCCCGCAGGACAAGCAAAAAATCGTCGAAGGCATTGGCCTGAGGGAACTAACTTAGTTAATAACTTCGCTCGGAAACGTTTATTTCAAAATTTTGATCCCCGTTGTTTGCAAGATTATGTTGATAGCGCAGTAACCATTAAGAACAAACGCTTAGAGTTAACGTTTTCTCCTGAAGTAGAAGCTGACATTTTTAGACATTTACCATGCAATTTATTCAAGTTCAAAAACAAACTTACAGTGCCAGCCGCGCTTATTTATGGTGAAAAAACCAATATTATACCGGTTCGTTATTTCGAACGTTTCGCAAAATTGAATCAGATAGAACTGAAGATGTTTGAAAATGGAGGGCATATGTTTCCATTAGAACAACCCGACAAAACCGCAATTATGGTAGATAAATTAATCAAGAATTGGTAA
- a CDS encoding potassium channel family protein, with the protein MLKFNMTLLVIGSVVSGLALMLSWGQTFVELSNSVFYLSVVYISFFGFICFNLMRFLIRCKRADENVIFAAMCLYIFISNLWMFIYTLIYTINPEAFTFSQQLTINQQGNFFDMLGVFSYYSFVTLTTLGYGDISPVGEAARAWVSVESMIGQFYIAIILAKLVAISVDTDQSH; encoded by the coding sequence ATGCTCAAATTTAATATGACTTTACTGGTCATCGGATCCGTAGTTTCTGGCTTGGCGCTAATGCTTAGTTGGGGACAAACATTCGTCGAGTTATCAAATAGCGTTTTTTATTTAAGTGTTGTTTATATAAGCTTTTTTGGTTTTATATGTTTTAACTTAATGCGCTTTCTAATTAGATGTAAACGAGCGGATGAAAATGTTATTTTTGCTGCGATGTGTTTATATATTTTTATTTCTAATTTGTGGATGTTTATCTATACATTAATATATACCATTAACCCTGAAGCGTTCACATTTTCTCAACAGTTAACAATAAACCAACAGGGCAATTTTTTTGACATGTTAGGCGTGTTTTCTTACTACAGTTTTGTCACTCTAACGACTCTGGGCTATGGCGATATTTCACCTGTCGGCGAAGCTGCCCGAGCATGGGTATCGGTTGAATCCATGATAGGACAATTTTACATTGCCATTATATTAGCTAAATTAGTGGCGATCAGTGTCGATACTGATCAAAGCCATTAA
- the gltS gene encoding sodium/glutamate symporter: MVGIELIDGVLRLNGFHAISFGIIVLFFGRRLNQKIDFLKEYSIPEPVTGGICFSILFTLVYLLTNISIEFDLAGRDLLLVYFFTTIGINANLSDLLKGGLPLVILLVVTIGYMIIQNLTGIGVARLFDMDNAVGVLGGSVSLIGGHGTAIAWSPKIAQDYGITNAMEIGIACATFGLILASLMGGPIAKYLITKYDLKPEESTAANNVTAEDTDNIKINAYEFLDAVLAIHISVFLGVLINQALSQAGLELPIFVTCLFAGIILTNILPENFPRLSGTKWPSRTPAISLIADISLGTFLAMSLMSMQLWALVDLAGPIFTILAAQFVVAVVVNIFVVFRVMGKNYDAAVICSGFGGISLGSTPTAMANMSAVSQRYGMSNLAFIVVPLVCAFFIDLANALIIPYFLDLH, from the coding sequence ATGGTTGGCATTGAACTTATCGATGGTGTTTTAAGGCTAAACGGATTTCACGCAATAAGTTTTGGCATTATCGTTTTATTCTTTGGACGACGTTTAAATCAAAAAATTGATTTTTTAAAAGAGTACAGTATCCCTGAGCCTGTAACTGGTGGCATTTGCTTTTCAATTTTATTCACGCTTGTATACCTATTAACCAATATTTCGATAGAGTTCGACTTAGCCGGTAGAGATTTATTATTAGTTTATTTTTTCACCACCATTGGCATTAATGCAAACTTAAGCGATCTGTTAAAAGGTGGTCTACCCTTGGTTATTTTACTGGTAGTAACTATTGGCTATATGATCATTCAAAACCTAACAGGGATAGGAGTTGCCAGATTATTTGACATGGACAATGCCGTTGGCGTACTTGGCGGCTCAGTTTCTCTTATTGGTGGCCATGGTACCGCTATCGCTTGGTCCCCGAAAATTGCTCAAGATTACGGTATTACCAACGCGATGGAAATTGGTATTGCCTGCGCAACTTTTGGTTTAATTTTAGCAAGTTTAATGGGGGGGCCAATCGCCAAATACTTAATCACCAAGTATGATTTAAAACCAGAAGAAAGTACTGCTGCAAACAACGTAACTGCAGAGGATACAGACAACATAAAAATTAACGCTTATGAGTTTTTAGATGCTGTGTTAGCGATTCATATTAGTGTTTTTCTAGGAGTTTTAATTAATCAAGCCCTTTCACAGGCAGGTCTCGAATTACCTATTTTCGTTACTTGTTTATTTGCAGGAATAATTTTAACCAATATCCTACCAGAAAACTTCCCTCGCTTAAGTGGCACTAAATGGCCATCGAGAACACCGGCAATTTCATTGATTGCAGATATTTCTTTAGGTACATTTTTAGCCATGTCGCTAATGAGCATGCAACTTTGGGCTTTAGTAGATTTAGCTGGGCCTATATTTACTATTTTAGCCGCTCAGTTTGTTGTTGCCGTTGTCGTAAATATATTTGTTGTATTTAGAGTTATGGGTAAGAATTATGATGCGGCGGTAATTTGTTCAGGCTTTGGTGGTATATCACTGGGGTCAACACCTACGGCTATGGCAAATATGTCTGCGGTTTCACAACGCTATGGCATGTCTAATTTAGCCTTTATTGTGGTTCCCTTGGTGTGTGCTTTCTTTATAGATTTAGCAAATGCGTTGATTATCCCTTACTTTTTAGATCTACACTAA
- a CDS encoding efflux RND transporter permease subunit, with the protein MNLPEFAIERKKLTMFFSFLLFIGGLYSYQNLGRLEDPNFTVKTGVIITLYPGASPEEVEFEVTNKIEKAIQEMPQLDNLYSLSRAGISIIKVDMKQTYWADRLPQVWDEMRKKIRDIKYQLPLRAGSSEIIDDFSFVYGFVLSITGDGYSYEELEDYADILKKELGLLRGVSRSELWGVQPKVVYVDISDSQLAGLGVTEETILATLASQNFVVNAGSVNLPEKRLRIEVKGEYDTVEDIGDILIRRSLLDIGTKSIRDISNVDISKEQNTDMIRLKDIATIRLGYLEPAFNLMRFNGEPALAISLANSADSNILATGKKLDEKIDELLAEFPAGIEVTKFQWQSDLVKEAIDAFAINLAEAVLIVLVVLTLAMGWRMGVVIGAGLILTILGTFIVMLIMGIELQRVSLGALVVALGMMVDNSIVVADGVAVRLGQGMKPKQAAIESAAIPSMPLLGATIIAAMTFYPVFSAKADAGEYAQTLFIVVGVSLMLSWLISVTITPLQCIRILRAPENQDDNTDPYGSKFFIGFKGLLVKMTRNSGFTLITVCVLLVISVWGFTKVPQQFFPDSTRAQFVVDYWAPEGTPIESVSEDLKQIEKKIIEDPRSADVGTFIGSGGPRFYLPVDPEFPYQSFAQIVVNTPSFAEVDTLVKDIEPWLNEHYPNILTRVRKYTVGPGDTWPFELRITGPVDADLVTLRSLGKQVTDILQTSPNVKQIRTDMRQRVQKISIDYAQERARWVAVTRGNIASATARAYDGLPIGVYRKGNDTYPIVARNVHEERSRAAGSLDVVQVKPSLSVSTIPISEVTERIELAWEDPIITRWNRRRQIAIQAQPDGVTYPALRAEVIERIDAIDLPAGYEFAWDGERKSTLDAMTSLIPGMAPTLVIILIIIVALFNAYRPIFIMFAALPFALIGITAVFWSTQVPFGFMALLGLMSLVGMMIKNSIVLLDEINLNISKGIDDYESVILAAVSRLRPVILAALTTVLGVLPLLQDAFWISMAMTIMSGLTAGTAVTMLLVPVLYVTMYRVKTN; encoded by the coding sequence ATGAACTTACCTGAATTCGCTATTGAGCGAAAAAAACTCACCATGTTTTTCTCTTTCCTGCTTTTTATAGGTGGCTTGTATAGCTATCAAAACTTAGGCCGCCTTGAAGATCCCAACTTCACCGTTAAAACAGGGGTTATTATAACCCTATACCCTGGAGCAAGCCCTGAAGAAGTTGAATTTGAAGTTACCAACAAAATAGAAAAAGCCATTCAAGAAATGCCGCAACTAGACAATTTATATTCTCTATCCCGCGCAGGAATTTCGATTATAAAAGTCGACATGAAACAAACTTATTGGGCCGACCGCTTGCCGCAAGTTTGGGATGAAATGCGCAAAAAAATTCGAGATATAAAATATCAACTGCCTCTGCGGGCAGGTTCTTCAGAAATTATTGATGATTTCAGTTTTGTTTACGGTTTTGTTTTGTCGATAACCGGCGATGGTTATAGCTACGAAGAACTTGAAGATTATGCTGACATACTGAAAAAGGAACTTGGTTTGCTCAGAGGTGTATCAAGATCAGAATTATGGGGCGTACAACCAAAAGTTGTTTATGTTGATATTTCTGATTCACAACTCGCTGGTTTAGGTGTTACCGAAGAAACAATACTAGCTACCCTGGCCAGCCAAAACTTTGTTGTCAATGCAGGCTCGGTGAACTTACCTGAAAAACGATTACGTATTGAAGTAAAAGGTGAATACGACACCGTTGAAGACATTGGTGACATATTAATTCGTCGCTCACTTTTGGATATTGGCACAAAGTCAATTAGAGACATAAGCAATGTCGATATAAGTAAAGAACAAAATACCGACATGATCCGATTAAAGGATATTGCGACAATTCGATTAGGCTATTTAGAGCCGGCATTCAATTTAATGCGTTTTAACGGTGAACCTGCATTAGCCATTTCCCTTGCCAATAGTGCCGACAGCAATATCTTAGCAACGGGTAAAAAACTAGATGAAAAAATTGATGAGTTATTAGCGGAATTTCCAGCAGGCATTGAAGTAACAAAATTTCAATGGCAATCTGATTTGGTAAAAGAAGCAATTGACGCCTTTGCCATTAATTTAGCCGAAGCCGTGTTAATTGTCCTTGTCGTACTTACTCTTGCGATGGGTTGGCGCATGGGTGTCGTTATTGGTGCAGGATTAATATTGACTATTTTAGGTACTTTTATAGTTATGCTAATAATGGGCATAGAACTTCAAAGAGTATCGCTTGGCGCTTTAGTTGTCGCGCTTGGTATGATGGTAGATAACAGCATTGTTGTAGCAGATGGGGTGGCAGTAAGGCTGGGGCAAGGGATGAAACCCAAACAAGCAGCCATAGAAAGTGCAGCGATTCCATCAATGCCATTACTTGGTGCAACCATAATTGCGGCAATGACATTCTACCCGGTATTTAGTGCTAAAGCCGATGCCGGAGAATATGCACAAACACTATTTATTGTTGTCGGTGTCTCGTTAATGTTGAGCTGGCTGATCTCGGTCACCATTACTCCTTTGCAATGTATTCGAATATTACGAGCTCCAGAAAATCAAGATGACAATACTGATCCTTATGGCAGTAAATTTTTTATCGGCTTTAAAGGTCTTTTAGTTAAAATGACCCGAAACAGCGGCTTCACCTTAATTACGGTATGTGTATTGTTGGTAATATCAGTTTGGGGCTTTACAAAAGTGCCACAACAGTTTTTCCCTGATTCGACCCGAGCTCAGTTTGTGGTTGATTACTGGGCGCCTGAAGGCACTCCGATTGAAAGTGTATCAGAAGATTTAAAACAGATTGAAAAGAAAATTATAGAAGATCCTAGATCTGCCGATGTTGGCACGTTTATTGGCTCCGGTGGACCTCGTTTTTACCTGCCGGTAGACCCAGAATTTCCTTATCAGTCTTTCGCGCAAATAGTCGTTAATACTCCATCGTTTGCTGAAGTAGATACTTTAGTTAAAGATATTGAACCCTGGTTAAATGAACACTACCCGAATATTTTAACTCGTGTGCGTAAATATACAGTCGGACCAGGTGATACATGGCCATTTGAATTACGCATCACCGGTCCTGTAGATGCCGATTTAGTGACGCTTAGATCTTTGGGTAAACAAGTAACTGACATTTTACAGACCAGCCCAAATGTTAAGCAAATTCGCACGGATATGCGCCAACGGGTGCAAAAAATATCGATTGATTATGCACAAGAACGAGCAAGATGGGTAGCTGTCACTCGTGGCAATATTGCTTCTGCTACCGCAAGAGCTTACGACGGCTTACCTATTGGAGTATACAGAAAAGGTAACGATACCTACCCTATAGTGGCGCGTAATGTACATGAAGAACGATCAAGGGCCGCTGGCTCGCTTGATGTTGTACAGGTTAAACCATCACTATCGGTATCTACCATACCAATTTCGGAAGTCACTGAAAGGATTGAATTGGCTTGGGAAGACCCTATTATTACTCGTTGGAATAGACGCCGACAAATTGCGATACAGGCTCAACCAGATGGCGTAACCTATCCGGCACTTCGAGCTGAAGTCATTGAACGCATAGATGCCATTGACCTACCAGCGGGCTATGAATTTGCTTGGGACGGTGAAAGAAAAAGTACTCTAGATGCGATGACGTCATTAATCCCGGGAATGGCACCGACTCTGGTGATTATCCTCATTATAATTGTTGCCTTGTTTAATGCCTATAGACCTATCTTTATCATGTTTGCAGCCCTGCCCTTTGCACTCATAGGCATAACCGCCGTATTTTGGTCAACACAAGTTCCGTTCGGCTTTATGGCACTACTTGGATTGATGAGTTTGGTTGGGATGATGATCAAAAACTCAATCGTTTTACTTGATGAAATAAACTTAAATATCTCAAAAGGCATAGACGACTATGAGTCGGTCATTCTCGCCGCGGTATCAAGGCTTCGCCCAGTTATTCTTGCCGCACTAACAACAGTTTTAGGTGTTTTACCCTTGTTGCAAGACGCATTTTGGATATCAATGGCAATGACAATTATGTCTGGTTTAACCGCTGGTACGGCCGTTACTATGCTATTAGTTCCAGTTTTATATGTCACCATGTATAGGGTTAAAACGAATTAA
- a CDS encoding efflux RND transporter periplasmic adaptor subunit, whose product MKNILPANSAQLLVVCLITLLIACTEAPKKETVIKKVKAVKVGELSGIEQRSFPGKAQAIEEAILSFRISGQMIARNVNNGDIIEMGDVLASLDDTDFKNSVAIAEGVVAETEAAYLDASRNYQRLLDIKKTDPEIISQVMIDNAQAHDSITRAANASAKAALKLAEDRLSYSHIKAPFSGEVVATYVEAHETIIAKQKIVKIINSDAMEFTFDVPESLISYANQVIDAVVILDIQPDVSLPAKIKEISREASQSTRTYPVTLFIENTEAFKVLPGMAGKAYLKASLPGNKEFSGFDIPASALFSDGELTNSFVWVVVDNKVVKRAVEVLRPTDYGIKVSEGLEQGEWLIVAGVHSLVEGQQVRILDATSGKE is encoded by the coding sequence TTGAAAAATATCCTACCGGCTAATTCAGCCCAACTACTAGTCGTATGTTTGATAACTTTATTAATCGCCTGTACTGAAGCGCCTAAAAAAGAAACGGTCATTAAAAAAGTGAAAGCCGTTAAAGTGGGAGAATTAAGCGGTATTGAGCAGCGCTCCTTTCCGGGAAAGGCGCAAGCAATAGAGGAAGCGATTTTATCATTTCGAATCTCCGGCCAAATGATTGCTCGTAATGTCAATAATGGCGATATTATCGAAATGGGTGATGTGCTAGCGAGTTTAGACGACACCGATTTTAAAAATTCAGTGGCGATTGCCGAAGGAGTGGTAGCTGAAACAGAAGCTGCATACCTTGATGCCTCTCGTAATTATCAACGCCTACTTGATATAAAAAAAACAGACCCTGAAATTATCAGTCAAGTGATGATTGATAATGCTCAAGCGCACGATTCGATAACTCGCGCAGCCAATGCCAGTGCGAAAGCCGCTCTAAAATTAGCAGAAGACCGTTTATCATATTCACACATAAAAGCACCATTTTCAGGTGAAGTTGTTGCAACCTACGTTGAGGCCCATGAAACAATTATCGCAAAACAAAAGATCGTAAAAATTATCAATAGCGACGCAATGGAGTTTACCTTCGATGTGCCTGAAAGTTTAATCAGTTACGCTAATCAAGTGATCGATGCCGTTGTTATATTAGATATTCAGCCTGATGTTTCCTTACCCGCTAAAATAAAAGAAATTAGCCGTGAAGCATCGCAAAGTACTCGCACCTATCCAGTAACATTATTTATCGAAAATACTGAGGCATTTAAAGTGCTACCTGGTATGGCTGGTAAAGCTTACTTAAAAGCATCATTGCCTGGAAATAAAGAATTCAGTGGTTTTGACATACCTGCATCGGCATTATTTTCTGACGGTGAACTGACGAACAGTTTTGTTTGGGTAGTCGTCGATAATAAAGTAGTTAAACGTGCTGTAGAAGTATTACGGCCGACAGATTATGGTATTAAAGTTAGCGAAGGGTTAGAACAAGGGGAATGGTTAATTGTCGCTGGAGTGCACTCATTAGTTGAAGGCCAACAAGTGAGAATACTGGACGCAACTTCAGGGAAGGAATAG
- a CDS encoding paraquat-inducible protein A: MAVEQLQSSMIACHQCDTLFNSPKIVDGQEAICTCCGTTLFVRKKNHINRTIAVSSAGLLFFPPAMILPIIGVGVSSAGIYNDASLIDCITLMINSGYYIIAFAVFIFTLAVPLVRLSAALYISICIKYNWLKPSLFTFFRSYHMLDTWSMIHVFFMGLIVSMYKLTSLAELSVDQGLVSLVLLLLCSTLVSITMDPHSIWDKLESEFG, encoded by the coding sequence ATGGCAGTTGAACAACTACAAAGCAGCATGATTGCGTGTCACCAATGTGACACCTTGTTTAATAGTCCTAAAATTGTCGATGGCCAAGAAGCAATATGTACCTGTTGTGGTACGACTTTATTTGTTCGAAAAAAAAATCATATTAACCGTACGATAGCCGTGTCATCTGCTGGTTTACTGTTTTTCCCCCCTGCAATGATACTACCCATAATCGGTGTAGGGGTGTCGTCGGCAGGCATATACAACGACGCCTCTTTAATCGATTGCATTACTTTGATGATAAACAGTGGTTATTATATTATTGCGTTTGCGGTATTTATCTTCACTCTAGCAGTACCTTTAGTTCGATTAAGTGCAGCGCTTTATATCTCTATTTGCATAAAATATAATTGGTTGAAACCTTCATTATTCACCTTTTTCCGTTCTTACCATATGTTAGATACTTGGTCGATGATCCATGTGTTTTTTATGGGACTCATTGTTTCAATGTATAAGCTCACTTCATTGGCAGAGCTTTCAGTTGATCAAGGGTTAGTCAGTCTTGTGTTGTTATTACTGTGTTCGACTCTTGTATCAATTACCATGGATCCACACAGCATTTGGGATAAATTGGAGTCTGAATTTGGCTAA
- a CDS encoding paraquat-inducible protein A — translation MANKAMTSSLGNCPRCHKLNVMDSDKQKCSRCHFHFYLRKPNSIQFTMAWTIAALIMFIPANTYPMMVFYSFGNPDASTILQGIAIFIQLGMLPVAVIIFIASFIVPLGKIIGLFVLMYNVKRKDKVNLKQQGKLYHLVEFLGPWSMLDVFVVSIMAAVVNLGFITSIEADSGITYFSLMVIFTMFAAESFDPRLLWDNAKVDNNK, via the coding sequence TTGGCTAATAAAGCAATGACTTCAAGCTTAGGTAATTGCCCAAGGTGTCATAAACTTAATGTGATGGACTCAGATAAACAGAAATGCTCGCGTTGTCATTTTCATTTTTATCTGCGCAAACCTAACAGCATACAGTTTACTATGGCTTGGACTATTGCTGCGTTGATCATGTTCATACCTGCGAATACATATCCAATGATGGTTTTTTATTCCTTTGGCAATCCAGATGCTTCAACAATATTGCAAGGTATCGCCATATTTATTCAGCTGGGTATGTTGCCGGTTGCGGTGATCATTTTTATTGCAAGTTTTATCGTACCTTTGGGTAAGATTATTGGCTTGTTTGTGTTGATGTATAACGTGAAAAGAAAAGACAAAGTTAACCTAAAACAGCAAGGTAAACTTTACCATCTGGTTGAATTCCTGGGACCATGGTCAATGCTAGATGTTTTTGTCGTTTCAATTATGGCTGCCGTGGTGAATTTAGGTTTTATTACCAGTATTGAGGCCGATAGCGGCATTACTTATTTTAGCCTTATGGTGATCTTTACCATGTTTGCGGCGGAGAGTTTTGACCCTCGTTTATTATGGGATAATGCAAAAGTGGATAATAACAAATGA